The following proteins come from a genomic window of Fontisubflavum oceani:
- a CDS encoding TonB-dependent receptor plug domain-containing protein, whose amino-acid sequence MNKTLGAVAATLLTTTSALAQEPVFQLPEIIFSAGLTAIEANRTGVSVEVVDEDDLDAAGDVQLSDYLETLPGISVTQNGPVGTNTTLRIRGLNGNYIPVLINGIDVTDPSSTQTNFNFGTLTTGGISRIEVLYGSQSAIYGSEAIGGVINITTLQAPDENGTDIIVNAEGGTYDSYLGEVGIATRFDRGTLAFSATRVVTDGFSAADENLGNTEADGYESTTLSFTGTYELSETVTIGGSVIYLDSRSDFDSGGGAGRDSDRFLTSEQLGARIFAQFDGIHIDHEIAVQAFRIDRSDPNSTSSVTNFEGDRLGFSYRGTIDLAGEQGLVIGADYTREDYLSFGTGGRTEADYSVATLLGEYTTRLGNDVDLALAVRYDEHSVFGGATTGRAALAWRPGANTTIRASIATGFRAPSLNELYGPFGAPNPNLQPEESRSAELAIEREFANGRVGAALFYTEIDDLIDFRGGGYIQVPGKTVSRGIELTGELALNDNYSLFGNYTYTDSEEISGNRLARVPLHDLTLGLRAEFNDLWSGTVTVQHVAGRQDRVFGPPPTFASTPFDMPNYTVANMSLGYAVNDATEVYLRVENIFDEEYQTTLGYGTSDRAFYLGVRASF is encoded by the coding sequence ATGAATAAGACACTGGGCGCCGTTGCTGCGACCCTTCTGACAACCACATCCGCCCTGGCGCAGGAACCGGTATTCCAACTGCCTGAAATCATCTTCTCGGCCGGCCTGACCGCGATCGAGGCAAATCGCACCGGCGTCAGTGTCGAAGTTGTGGATGAGGATGACCTCGACGCCGCCGGGGATGTCCAACTGTCGGACTACCTCGAAACCCTACCGGGCATTTCCGTCACACAAAACGGCCCGGTTGGTACGAACACAACGCTTCGGATCCGCGGGCTCAACGGCAACTACATCCCCGTTCTGATCAACGGGATCGACGTGACGGATCCGTCCAGCACGCAGACAAACTTCAACTTCGGAACATTGACCACAGGCGGCATCAGCCGGATTGAGGTCTTGTATGGCTCGCAGAGCGCCATCTACGGGTCCGAGGCGATTGGCGGCGTGATCAACATTACCACCCTGCAAGCGCCTGACGAGAACGGGACAGACATTATCGTGAATGCCGAGGGCGGAACCTATGACTCCTACCTCGGCGAAGTCGGCATCGCGACCCGTTTTGACCGCGGCACACTGGCCTTCAGCGCCACTCGCGTCGTGACTGACGGGTTCTCGGCCGCCGATGAAAACCTCGGCAACACCGAAGCGGATGGGTACGAATCCACGACGCTGAGCTTTACCGGCACCTATGAGTTGTCGGAGACAGTCACGATCGGCGGCAGTGTCATCTACCTGGATTCGCGGTCCGACTTCGATTCAGGCGGCGGGGCGGGCCGAGATTCCGACCGCTTCCTGACCTCAGAACAGTTGGGTGCACGGATCTTCGCGCAATTCGACGGCATCCATATCGATCATGAAATCGCGGTTCAGGCCTTTCGCATTGATCGGTCCGATCCGAACTCCACATCATCGGTGACCAATTTCGAAGGCGACCGGCTCGGGTTCTCCTATCGCGGGACAATCGACCTGGCGGGCGAACAGGGCCTTGTAATTGGGGCGGATTATACCCGTGAGGATTATCTGTCCTTTGGCACAGGCGGACGCACCGAGGCGGATTACTCCGTCGCCACGCTTCTGGGAGAGTATACCACCCGCCTTGGCAACGATGTCGATCTGGCATTGGCAGTGCGATATGACGAGCATTCGGTTTTTGGTGGCGCCACAACAGGCCGCGCCGCACTGGCGTGGCGACCTGGCGCCAACACCACGATCCGCGCATCTATTGCCACCGGTTTCCGCGCACCCTCGCTCAATGAGCTTTATGGTCCCTTTGGCGCGCCCAACCCGAATCTGCAGCCCGAAGAAAGCCGCAGTGCCGAGTTGGCCATCGAGCGCGAATTTGCGAATGGCAGGGTCGGGGCGGCTTTGTTCTATACCGAGATTGATGATCTGATAGACTTCCGAGGCGGCGGTTACATACAGGTGCCTGGCAAAACAGTGTCGCGGGGGATCGAGCTGACCGGGGAACTTGCGCTGAACGACAACTATTCGCTCTTCGGCAACTATACCTACACCGACAGTGAAGAAATCAGCGGCAATCGCCTGGCCCGCGTCCCACTACATGATCTTACTCTTGGACTACGCGCAGAGTTCAATGACCTCTGGAGCGGAACAGTCACGGTGCAGCATGTCGCCGGACGTCAGGATCGCGTGTTCGGCCCGCCACCGACCTTTGCCAGCACCCCGTTCGATATGCCCAACTATACCGTTGCGAACATGTCTCTTGGCTATGCCGTGAACGATGCGACCGAGGTATATCTGCGCGTTGAGAACATCTTCGATGAGGAGTATCAGACCACGCTTGGCTACGGCACCAGCGATAGGGCGTTTTACCTTGGCGTCCGTGCGTCCTTCTAG
- a CDS encoding metal ABC transporter ATP-binding protein produces MTALNLATQNGHRAQAANIALSPLAIRGLTVSYGEKPAIFSVDMTVQPGSMTAIIGPNGAGKSTLLKAALGVIRPLSGHVTVFGQPLDRQRGRIAYVPQRASVDWDFPTTVLDVVLMGLYRELGLLRLVRGEHRQTAAEALERVGMSDFANRQIGQLSGGQQQRVFLARALAQKADLYLLDEPFAGVDAATEKAIIAVLKSLKAEGKTVIAVHHDLATVEQYFDHAFLINTRPIAEGTVAEAFTAETLQAAYGGRLATAQIDRLSQAG; encoded by the coding sequence ATGACGGCACTAAATCTGGCAACCCAAAACGGCCATCGCGCCCAGGCAGCCAATATCGCTCTCAGCCCCCTGGCGATCCGGGGGCTGACGGTGTCTTACGGTGAGAAACCGGCGATCTTCTCGGTCGATATGACCGTCCAGCCGGGATCGATGACTGCCATCATCGGGCCGAACGGCGCCGGGAAATCGACCCTCTTAAAGGCCGCATTGGGCGTTATTCGTCCGCTTTCGGGCCATGTGACGGTTTTTGGTCAACCGCTGGACAGGCAACGCGGGCGCATCGCTTATGTGCCGCAGCGCGCCAGCGTGGATTGGGATTTCCCGACCACGGTTTTGGACGTGGTGTTGATGGGACTCTATCGTGAGCTGGGCCTTTTGCGTCTAGTGCGCGGGGAGCACCGCCAGACCGCCGCAGAGGCACTGGAGCGCGTTGGCATGAGCGATTTCGCGAACCGGCAAATTGGCCAGCTCTCCGGTGGGCAGCAGCAACGCGTGTTCCTGGCCCGCGCTTTGGCACAGAAGGCCGATCTCTATCTTCTGGACGAACCGTTTGCCGGTGTCGATGCCGCCACCGAAAAGGCCATCATTGCGGTTCTGAAGAGCCTCAAAGCCGAGGGTAAAACCGTTATCGCCGTTCATCATGACCTCGCCACGGTCGAGCAATATTTCGACCACGCATTCCTGATCAACACGCGACCCATTGCCGAAGGCACGGTGGCCGAGGCCTTCACCGCCGAGACCTTGCAAGCGGCCTACGGCGGGCGGCTGGCCACGGCGCAGATCGACCGGCTGAGCCAAGCGGGCTAG
- a CDS encoding metal ABC transporter permease: MSGAEFVPLSLTPLLIGIFAAIACALPGNFLVLRRQALIGDAISHVVLPGIVVAFLLTGAVTAWPMMLGAAGAALVSVVLIEAIRRLGQIETGAAMGVVFTAMFAGGVLLLERSDTSSVHLDVEHALMGNLESLIWLEATGWHSLLDGDALAGLPPELSRLAVVLLLVVLFTWIFWRPLKISTFDEGFAQVLGMRTGLLGIALVMIAAIAAVAAFDAVGSIIVIAMFICPPAAARLMTDSLGRQVAWSVVFATLSATLGYVFAGYGPLWLGGSDSVSAAGMIATVSGVILALTALFGPRRRGMMA; encoded by the coding sequence ATGAGCGGCGCCGAATTCGTCCCTCTCTCCCTCACGCCACTCTTGATCGGCATCTTTGCCGCGATCGCTTGTGCGCTGCCCGGAAATTTCCTGGTGCTGCGCCGTCAGGCACTGATTGGCGATGCGATCTCTCATGTGGTCCTCCCCGGGATCGTCGTGGCCTTTCTGCTGACCGGCGCGGTCACAGCCTGGCCGATGATGCTGGGCGCGGCGGGGGCCGCGCTGGTTTCTGTCGTCTTGATCGAGGCGATCCGCCGTCTGGGTCAGATCGAAACTGGCGCTGCCATGGGCGTGGTCTTCACGGCGATGTTTGCCGGCGGTGTGTTGCTCCTTGAACGCTCCGATACCTCTTCGGTGCATTTGGATGTCGAACACGCGTTGATGGGCAATCTGGAAAGCTTGATCTGGCTGGAGGCCACCGGCTGGCATTCGCTGCTTGACGGCGACGCGCTTGCTGGTCTGCCCCCAGAGCTCTCACGCTTGGCCGTGGTCCTCCTGCTCGTGGTGCTCTTCACTTGGATCTTCTGGCGTCCGCTCAAAATCTCCACCTTCGATGAAGGTTTCGCGCAAGTTCTTGGCATGCGGACCGGTCTCCTTGGCATCGCCCTGGTCATGATCGCCGCCATCGCGGCGGTCGCAGCCTTTGACGCGGTTGGCTCGATCATCGTCATCGCGATGTTCATCTGCCCACCAGCGGCGGCGCGACTGATGACTGACAGTTTGGGTCGGCAAGTGGCTTGGAGCGTGGTCTTCGCCACCCTCTCGGCCACGCTTGGGTATGTTTTTGCGGGCTACGGCCCGCTCTGGCTGGGCGGGTCCGATTCGGTCAGTGCTGCTGGCATGATCGCCACCGTCTCAGGTGTGATCCTGGCACTCACGGCGCTGTTTGGCCCCCGGCGGCGCGGCATGATGGCGTAA
- a CDS encoding ABC transporter substrate-binding protein, which yields MAAATPSWADMPGRVVSMNLCTDQLAMMLAAPGQLISVSDIATDPLISPMHMEAAAYPANFGGAEEIYLLRPDLVLAGVYSDPAVVSMLRRLGVEVAQIDIVTGLDQVTDRLVEVGALLHREEEATARAEAFEADLVALTRPGTGPRAAFYYPNGYSLGTGTLSHEILTTAGFLHIADELGRDSSGRLALELLAVAAPDVVISTGTYPGNSRSEDILHHPALEALIAAGQGHVSGPDWVCGTPQVLTALSDLTTLRDGMEAE from the coding sequence GTGGCTGCCGCCACACCCAGTTGGGCCGATATGCCCGGGCGTGTCGTCTCAATGAATCTCTGCACCGACCAGCTGGCGATGATGCTGGCCGCGCCGGGGCAGTTGATCTCGGTCAGCGACATTGCCACCGATCCGCTGATCTCTCCGATGCATATGGAGGCCGCGGCCTATCCTGCGAATTTTGGCGGTGCCGAAGAGATTTATCTGCTCCGCCCCGATCTGGTCTTGGCGGGCGTCTATTCCGACCCGGCGGTTGTGTCGATGCTGCGCCGTTTGGGGGTCGAGGTGGCGCAGATCGACATTGTCACCGGGCTTGATCAAGTCACCGATCGTTTGGTCGAAGTCGGTGCGCTTCTCCATCGGGAAGAGGAGGCCACCGCGCGCGCCGAAGCCTTTGAGGCCGATCTGGTTGCACTAACCCGCCCTGGAACCGGGCCGCGGGCCGCGTTCTATTACCCCAACGGCTATTCTCTGGGCACTGGCACCCTGTCTCATGAGATCCTGACCACCGCAGGGTTCCTCCATATCGCCGACGAACTGGGGCGGGACAGCAGCGGTCGCTTGGCGCTGGAGCTTCTAGCCGTGGCTGCGCCAGACGTGGTGATCAGCACCGGAACATATCCCGGCAACTCCCGATCCGAGGATATTCTGCATCATCCCGCTCTTGAGGCGCTCATCGCGGCGGGGCAGGGGCATGTTAGCGGACCCGACTGGGTCTGCGGCACGCCGCAGGTTTTAACCGCGCTCTCAGATTTGACAACCCTGCGAGACGGGATGGAGGCGGAATGA
- a CDS encoding MarR family winged helix-turn-helix transcriptional regulator codes for MAESFHLDSFLPYRMMVLAGRLSREYSQIYHDRFGLSRAEWRVVAHLSQESAVSVREIHARVDMDKSKVSRAATRLEEAGYITKQTSTSDRRLVELALTEKGRAMMAELTPLAHAYQAELMARLGADADGFLAGVEALLEKSGG; via the coding sequence ATGGCCGAGTCCTTCCACCTCGATTCATTCCTGCCCTATCGGATGATGGTATTGGCTGGCCGCCTGAGCCGGGAATACTCGCAGATTTATCACGACCGGTTTGGCCTTTCTCGGGCCGAATGGCGGGTGGTGGCGCATCTCAGCCAAGAGAGTGCAGTCTCCGTGCGAGAAATCCATGCCCGCGTGGATATGGACAAATCCAAGGTCAGCCGCGCGGCGACCCGGCTGGAAGAGGCGGGCTATATCACCAAGCAGACCAGCACCTCTGACCGGCGCTTGGTGGAGCTTGCTTTGACCGAGAAAGGTCGCGCTATGATGGCGGAGCTGACGCCGCTCGCGCATGCGTATCAGGCCGAGTTGATGGCGCGGCTTGGCGCAGATGCAGACGGCTTTCTGGCAGGCGTCGAGGCGCTTTTGGAGAAATCGGGCGGGTAG
- a CDS encoding MarR family winged helix-turn-helix transcriptional regulator, whose protein sequence is MSDSGLQLPEWRIMMALPTNQPCSSNDLCILTAMDAARVSRAQRRLEDLDLIDVKQDRQDRRRLIVQLSDTGQREFDRLQTAARTVEANMLDTMTPSERASLQVTMSSLFSKL, encoded by the coding sequence ATGTCTGACAGCGGGCTGCAACTGCCCGAATGGCGGATCATGATGGCGTTGCCGACCAATCAACCCTGCTCCTCCAATGACCTGTGTATCCTGACCGCAATGGATGCGGCGCGGGTGAGCCGGGCGCAGCGGCGGCTGGAAGATCTGGACCTGATCGATGTGAAACAAGATCGGCAGGACCGACGCCGTTTGATCGTCCAGCTCAGCGACACCGGTCAGCGAGAGTTCGACCGGTTGCAGACGGCCGCGCGCACAGTCGAGGCGAATATGCTCGACACGATGACCCCATCGGAACGCGCGAGTCTTCAAGTGACGATGTCGTCACTCTTCTCTAAGCTTTAG
- a CDS encoding metallophosphoesterase — protein sequence MISDLHICWPWVTPDALARVVAGVNALEPDLILLPGDFLIGRKLPSLPTDAETIAQTLAALTAPLGVFASLGNHDWKDCRQARRNDHSHGSVTPALEAAGIPVLSNQAVQIRSRSEAFWLVGFDSQQGHGSTHRPRPRHDPDRAFDAVPEGASVVLMAHEPDYFMEDDPRVAVQVSGHTHAGQMNLFGWRPLTPSRYAGRLAYGAHARGDGRLIVSAGLGYSGAPLRIGAPPEVTLVYLSGQTGDGGENV from the coding sequence TTGATTTCCGATCTGCATATCTGTTGGCCTTGGGTCACTCCCGATGCTTTGGCGCGGGTTGTGGCAGGCGTGAATGCGCTGGAACCTGATCTGATCTTGCTACCCGGTGACTTTCTGATTGGTCGCAAACTGCCCTCTCTGCCGACCGATGCGGAGACAATCGCTCAAACGCTCGCAGCACTCACCGCGCCGCTGGGCGTGTTTGCGAGCCTTGGCAATCACGATTGGAAGGATTGCCGTCAGGCGCGGCGCAATGACCATTCGCATGGGTCTGTTACCCCAGCTCTCGAAGCGGCTGGCATTCCGGTTCTGAGCAATCAGGCTGTGCAGATCCGGAGCCGATCCGAGGCCTTCTGGCTTGTCGGGTTCGACAGTCAGCAAGGTCATGGCTCAACGCATCGTCCGCGCCCGCGCCATGATCCTGACCGCGCCTTTGACGCGGTGCCCGAGGGTGCGTCTGTGGTCTTGATGGCGCATGAACCGGACTATTTCATGGAAGATGACCCGCGCGTCGCCGTCCAGGTCAGCGGCCATACCCATGCGGGTCAGATGAATCTCTTCGGCTGGCGGCCCCTTACGCCGTCTCGCTATGCCGGGCGTTTGGCCTATGGCGCTCATGCCCGAGGAGATGGCCGCCTCATCGTCTCGGCTGGCCTGGGCTATAGTGGCGCACCGCTTAGAATTGGGGCACCGCCGGAGGTCACGCTGGTGTATTTATCCGGTCAAACCGGAGATGGAGGAGAGAACGTATGA
- a CDS encoding metal ABC transporter solute-binding protein, Zn/Mn family codes for MMKSLLTAAATVLALSGAAMAQDRMTIVATTGMVADAARVVGGDLVEVQALMGPGVDPHAYRQTRSDIVAMTRADLVLWHGLFLEAQMEDFFADLSQNRPVVAVAEEMPRDVLLAHDDYDGRFDPHVWMDPELWALVVAEVEEALSDVQPENAEVFAANAAAHTEHLTQLAAYADEVLGTVPETARVLLTAHDAFNYFGNAHGFEVMGIQGISTESEAGLARIAELVDLLVQRQVGAVFVESSVSDRNIRALIEGAAAEGHEVIVGGELYSDAMGADGSYEGTYLGMIDHNVTVITRALGGTAPERGMNGLLSAGM; via the coding sequence ATGATGAAATCTCTGTTGACGGCTGCGGCCACTGTTTTGGCGCTCTCGGGCGCGGCCATGGCCCAAGATCGGATGACGATTGTGGCCACCACCGGCATGGTTGCCGATGCGGCGCGTGTGGTTGGCGGCGATCTGGTCGAGGTGCAGGCCCTGATGGGGCCGGGTGTCGACCCACATGCGTATCGTCAAACCCGCAGCGATATCGTCGCCATGACACGCGCCGATCTGGTGCTGTGGCACGGGCTGTTCCTGGAAGCGCAGATGGAAGATTTCTTTGCCGATCTGAGCCAAAACCGGCCAGTTGTCGCGGTGGCCGAAGAAATGCCACGCGACGTTCTCTTGGCGCATGACGATTACGACGGTCGGTTTGACCCACATGTCTGGATGGACCCGGAGCTTTGGGCGCTTGTCGTGGCCGAAGTCGAAGAAGCGCTGAGCGATGTGCAGCCCGAGAACGCAGAGGTTTTTGCGGCGAACGCCGCCGCCCATACCGAGCATCTGACCCAACTGGCCGCTTATGCCGACGAGGTTTTGGGCACCGTCCCTGAGACGGCGCGCGTGCTTTTGACCGCCCATGATGCATTCAACTATTTTGGCAACGCGCATGGGTTTGAGGTCATGGGAATCCAGGGGATTTCGACCGAATCCGAGGCCGGATTGGCGCGGATTGCCGAACTGGTTGATCTGCTTGTCCAGCGGCAAGTGGGCGCGGTCTTCGTCGAAAGCTCCGTCTCTGATCGCAATATCCGCGCCCTGATCGAAGGGGCCGCAGCGGAAGGCCATGAGGTGATCGTCGGTGGCGAGCTCTATTCCGACGCGATGGGTGCCGATGGCAGCTATGAAGGCACTTATCTCGGCATGATCGATCACAATGTGACGGTGATCACCCGCGCGCTCGGCGGCACCGCGCCGGAACGCGGCATGAATGGCCTGCTCTCGGCAGGCATGTAA
- a CDS encoding metal ABC transporter permease — translation MLLEALTLQLGYNATLVAIGAMLLGIAAGVTGTFLFLRKRALVSDAISHATLPGVGLAFIVMVWFGMDGRSLIGLLIGSALSAWVGLLCVQWLSNRTRLSEDSAIGAVLSVFFGAGVVLLTVIQGMSAGRQAGLDSLLLGSTAGMLLSDAILIAVGGALVLALTLLLRRPMSLVAFDSDYAAASGLSVARIDLATMGLVLAVTVVGLKIVGLILIVALLIIPPVTARFWTERTERVWLIAGALGGLSGYVGAAISASAPALPTGPIIVLVAFALFVLSLLFSPARGVLSSVLTHLQYRRRVHRRQGLLALAQGQPIYEGYTLRLLQREGLARADGVATEEGQARAAKALLDEKRWEILRGLQAHEATAARYDGLTNLETILTKDQLRDLDTRIAAPREVTP, via the coding sequence ATGTTGCTTGAGGCGCTCACCCTCCAGCTTGGCTATAACGCCACGTTGGTTGCCATCGGCGCGATGCTGCTTGGCATCGCGGCGGGGGTGACGGGCACGTTCCTTTTTCTCCGCAAACGCGCCCTGGTCTCCGACGCGATCAGCCATGCGACACTGCCCGGTGTCGGGTTGGCCTTTATCGTCATGGTCTGGTTCGGCATGGACGGGCGAAGCCTGATCGGGCTGCTCATCGGCTCGGCGCTGTCTGCCTGGGTTGGGCTGCTTTGCGTTCAATGGCTGAGCAATCGCACACGGCTGAGCGAGGATTCCGCCATCGGAGCCGTGCTCTCGGTGTTCTTCGGTGCCGGTGTGGTCTTGCTGACTGTAATCCAGGGAATGAGCGCCGGGCGGCAAGCTGGGCTCGACTCGCTCCTTTTGGGGTCCACGGCCGGGATGCTGTTATCCGATGCGATACTGATTGCGGTGGGCGGCGCGCTGGTTCTGGCGCTGACTCTGCTCCTCAGACGGCCGATGTCGCTCGTGGCTTTTGACAGTGACTATGCAGCCGCATCGGGCCTGAGCGTCGCGCGGATCGACCTGGCCACGATGGGGCTCGTTCTCGCAGTCACGGTGGTTGGTTTGAAGATCGTCGGGCTGATCCTGATTGTCGCTCTGTTGATCATTCCGCCGGTCACGGCCCGGTTCTGGACCGAACGGACCGAGCGGGTCTGGCTAATCGCGGGCGCATTGGGTGGTCTCTCTGGTTATGTCGGTGCGGCGATCTCTGCCTCTGCTCCGGCCTTACCCACCGGGCCGATCATCGTACTTGTGGCGTTTGCCCTCTTCGTGCTCTCGCTTCTCTTCTCGCCGGCACGCGGGGTTTTGTCCTCTGTCTTGACGCATTTGCAATATCGCCGCCGCGTCCACCGCCGCCAGGGGCTTTTAGCATTGGCGCAAGGCCAGCCGATCTATGAAGGCTATACCCTCCGCCTGCTGCAACGGGAGGGGTTGGCCCGCGCCGATGGCGTCGCAACCGAAGAGGGGCAGGCCCGGGCCGCAAAAGCTCTGCTGGATGAAAAACGTTGGGAGATCCTGCGTGGGTTGCAGGCGCATGAAGCCACCGCTGCGCGCTATGACGGGCTGACCAATCTAGAAACGATCCTGACAAAGGATCAGCTCCGCGATCTCGACACACGGATCGCCGCCCCGCGCGAGGTGACCCCATGA
- a CDS encoding phosphoserine transaminase → MVTNTPAARPVNPRFSSGPCAKPPTWTLDKLADASLGRSHRAAVGKDKLKAAIEGTRELLGIPAEYKIGIVPASDTGAFEMAMWNLLGARPVEMVAWESFGAGWVTDVVKQLKIEAEVHTAEYGDIVDMAALDHDRDVCFTWNGTTSGVRVPSGDVIPADRAGLTLCDATSAAFAQDLPWDKLDVTTFSWQKVMGGEAAHGMLILSPRAVERLEKYTPAWPLPKIFRLTKGGKLIDGIFTGATINTPSMLAVEDYLVALDWAREIGGLPALMARADANAQAIFDFVETTPWIENLANDPATRSNTSVCLKFVDPRISDGAGFAKAVAKRLEAEGIALDIGAYRDAPPGLRIWCGATVETSDIEAMLPWLSWAFDAEIDAQSEAA, encoded by the coding sequence ATGGTTACGAACACCCCGGCCGCGCGGCCGGTCAATCCGCGTTTTTCATCTGGCCCCTGTGCCAAACCCCCGACATGGACCCTGGACAAGCTTGCCGACGCCTCTTTGGGTCGGTCGCATCGCGCCGCTGTTGGCAAAGACAAGCTCAAGGCCGCAATCGAAGGCACGCGAGAGCTGCTGGGCATTCCGGCGGAGTATAAAATCGGCATCGTACCCGCCTCTGACACCGGTGCATTTGAGATGGCGATGTGGAACCTCCTGGGCGCGCGCCCGGTTGAGATGGTGGCCTGGGAAAGCTTCGGCGCGGGTTGGGTGACCGACGTGGTCAAACAGCTGAAGATCGAGGCTGAGGTGCATACGGCCGAGTATGGCGACATCGTTGATATGGCCGCGTTAGACCATGATCGCGACGTGTGTTTCACCTGGAACGGCACCACCTCGGGCGTGCGTGTGCCATCGGGTGATGTGATCCCCGCCGACCGGGCCGGGCTGACGCTCTGCGATGCAACCAGCGCGGCCTTCGCGCAGGATTTGCCTTGGGACAAGCTCGATGTGACCACCTTCTCTTGGCAGAAAGTCATGGGCGGCGAGGCGGCGCATGGGATGTTGATCCTGAGCCCCCGTGCCGTTGAACGGCTCGAAAAGTACACCCCCGCATGGCCGCTGCCGAAAATCTTCCGTCTGACCAAAGGCGGCAAGCTGATCGACGGTATCTTCACCGGGGCGACGATTAACACGCCGTCGATGCTGGCCGTGGAAGACTATCTGGTTGCGCTCGACTGGGCGCGCGAGATCGGCGGGCTGCCAGCCTTGATGGCGCGGGCCGACGCCAATGCGCAGGCGATTTTCGACTTTGTCGAAACTACGCCCTGGATCGAGAACCTAGCCAATGACCCCGCGACTCGGTCCAACACCTCGGTCTGCCTGAAATTCGTCGATCCGCGCATTTCGGATGGTGCCGGGTTTGCCAAAGCCGTCGCCAAACGGTTGGAAGCCGAAGGGATAGCGCTTGATATCGGAGCCTACCGTGATGCGCCTCCCGGCTTGCGGATCTGGTGCGGCGCGACGGTGGAGACCTCGGATATCGAAGCGATGCTGCCTTGGCTCTCCTGGGCCTTCGACGCCGAGATCGACGCCCAGTCCGAAGCGGCCTAA